A segment of the Salvia splendens isolate huo1 unplaced genomic scaffold, SspV2 ctg591, whole genome shotgun sequence genome:
GTTTGAATACAGTGTGGACAATATTAATTCTAACAAATTCTAGAGGACATATCACAAAGAAACAGAGGGGAGCAATTTTAGAAATTCCAATATGAGAATTTCGATATCTATATAATATTTTAACTCTTATGATCTGATTATTCTTCTATATTAGTATTTATGTAGTGCTGATGGACTTGGCTGGGGATTAAAAGGAGATTTGGATAAGTCTTATCATTTATCTCTTTGGATCGATAACCATACCCATCTCACTACTACTCCATATAAATAAGCGAAACATGATTAGACCACAATCCTGAACCGaataaaaaattttgaattttaaaactCCCACCTTTGGAGTTTTTGGAAATGATCATTGGGATATTTTCTCTTTCAAACCTCAAGTAAGAGAATTAGTTAGAAAATCAGTTAGAAAATTTAAGGTTGCAAGCATTCATCTAGATATCTGATCTGTATGAGCATGCTTAGAATTGCTATATCAGAACAATTTGTCTGTCAATTTACAttataatagtataattttttctacATTGAACTATATGAACTTTTGGAAATCATTCTATGTATTCTCCGATAAAGAATCTTCAATGCATCCCCAACAAACTAAACACGAGTTAGAGAAATGCAGCCAATTTGCCTAATAAAACCTTTAAGAGTGAAtgttttttaccttttttatttGAACGTTTATTTGTATACTAACATCACTAatcaaaataacaacaatttcaCTATTATAAAGTAAATCTTAGCTCCGTCACAATATGACACGTGCATACATGGTAATAATCCCTCCTCCATAACTGCGTTTTTAACGGACTACATTTCGTTTCTAGTAAACCACAGACAACAATTCCCATCCATCAAAAACTCAAATCAATTTTCTCCCCCAAAAAAACCACCACATTCCCCCTCCCCACCGCGGCGGTGCGTGTTATGGGCGTGGCATCCTAACACAATCCGGAAATGGGGCAAGCCACCTCCACCCACGGCCACATCCTAGGCGACCCGTCGGCCCCTCAAGATCAAGACTTCTCCTCCGCCATCCCCGACGGATGCCTCGCCTTGATCTTCCAACGCCTCTCCCCCGCCGACAGAACCAACTGCCTCCTCGTCTGTCGCCGCTGGCTCGTGGTGGAGGGCCAGaaccgccgccgcctcgcccTCAACGCCTCCTCCCGCGTCACCGCCCTCCTCCCCTCCCTCCTCACCCGCTTTGACTCCCTcacctccctctccctccactGCACCCGCACCTCCACCAGCATCAACGACCACGCCCTCATCCTCGTCTCCCAGCGCTGCCTCAACCTCTCCCTCCTCAACCTCCGCCGAtgccgcgaggtctcccccgtCGGCATCCTCGCCCTCGCCCAAAACTGCAAATCTTTAAATAAATTCTCATGCACCTCGTGCACGTTCGGAGATAAGGGCATGTCCGCACTCCTCAACAACTCCTCCTCTCTCGAGGAACTCTCCGTCAAGCGATTGCGCGGAATCAAAGACGGAGAGGGCTATGAACTCAACCCCGGCGTCGCGGGCCCCCGCCTTAGATCACTCAAGCTTAAGAAGCTTTACAACGGGCAATGCTTCTCCCGCTTAGTCACCGAATCAAAGAACCTCACAAATCTAAAGATATCAAGCTGTTTGGGGAATTGGGACGGAATAATCCGCGCTGCCATGAGTAAAAACAACGTATTCAAACAGATTCACCTGGAGAAAATCCAGGTGAGCGACGTCGCGCTATTCGCAATCTCCAAATGCTCAAGTCTAGAGGAATTCAAATTAGCAAACGCTCCGGATTTCTCCAACGAGGGAATCTCCGCTATTGTAAACAAATGCAAGCTCTTACGGAAGCTCCACATCGACGGTTGCCGGAGCAACCACATCGGCGATTCATCAATGATGGCGATAGCGGAGAGCAGTGCCAACCTAGTGAAGCTTGTTCTTGTCGGCGTGTGCCTTACCTCGGAGAGCTTAACCGCCATCGCCTCGAGCTGTGAAAAGCTCGAGACGCTGGCGCTGTGCGGGAGCAGGACGGTCGGGGATCACGAGATATCGTGCGTAGCATCAAGGTGCATGGCGTTGAGGAAGCTGTGTATAAAGAGGTGTTCGGTGACGGATGCGGGGATCGAGGCGGTGGCTAACGGGTGCCCGAATTTGGTGAGGATTAAGGTGGAGAAGTGTAGAGGGGTGTCGAGGGGAGTGGTGGAGATGCTGAGGGAGAGGAGGGGATCGTTGGTTGTGGATTTGTGTGTGGATGAGGCTGAGGCTAAGATGGTTCGTGCCAAGGTTTTTTCGATCCTTTTCGCCTTCACATTTTATgcgattctgttgttgagaaaTTATCTCTTGTGAAGGGGTTATGTATTCTTCATCTTGGGGGTGGATTGACTTGCTAAATATTGATTTGTAACTTTGGATATTCTCCAACTATGCTACTATATTGTGGTCGATATCTAGAAGGAAATGAGTTTTGTGAACAAAACCTTACCATTACTCTTGTTTTATCAccattttaaagttaagggatGGGTAGATCGTGAATGGTATGTTTTTTGTCTTTGTTCACGAGTTACCTAATGTCATTGGATAGACTGTAAGAATGATAGACTTAGCATAATTTCTTATAGTGTATTTGATACTATTGTTTATCCAGTATGCTTTTGGGTGCAAGGAACCTTATTCATTAACTGAGATCTTATTTATTACGAGTGCATGTAACCTACAACCTATTTGTGGATTGTTGTTCGAAGCGGGCAAGAACATAAACTTTTGTTGCTCATAGATACACTGTCCTTGATTGAATCTACTTCGCTTTTCAACTTAGCACTTTTTATTTTGCTTGCTTTATGGATGTAAAACTTAACTCCTATTTAAAGGCTTTATAAGAGGGGAGggttattcatttatttatagaGGAGTCAGAATCACCAATTTGTGGGACTACTGGTTTCAATACGCCCCCATAATGTGTTGGCCAGAATGATTATCGGACTTCTACACTTACAACAAAGAAAAACATCTTTGATACCATGTTAGAAACGAGTCACTAACCCTTTTAAAAGGGCCTATAAGGGAGAAAGTTATCCACTCATTTATAGAGGAGTTATGATCCTCAATTTATCGAGTGGGACAAGAAGGGTTTTCAATAGGCCTCCATGGGCCGAAATGATCATCGGATTTCTACATTTGCAACAAAGACACTCTTGGGCCCGATATCATGTTATACCATATTGGAAATGGGTCACTCATATACGTGTGTTAGTTGGCCAAAATGGAAAGGTAATGCTTGAATATAATGAGTAATTGGTGCAAGGACTGAGTCGTTCATTATAGCAGAATGAATAAAACAAGAGATTAAAGGGAAGAATCAAGAATGAAGAACATAAAAGAATTAAAGAGGAGAGAGGAAAGAGTTGATTTGTATACTAAAATTCAAACATctgtaaaaaatatttttaaaatatgaagaCCGCAAGTATGCAAATGAGAAAGTATTAAAACTATACTTGCAGTTGTTTCAATCGAAAAATAAAAGCTACAGAGTACTCTATTTTCTAAACATTGCATTCGtcactattaattattttactttgATCCGATTCAGATTTTAGAAAATGTAAATCAAAATCAATAGAATGTGAATT
Coding sequences within it:
- the LOC121790700 gene encoding F-box protein At1g47056-like, translated to MGQATSTHGHILGDPSAPQDQDFSSAIPDGCLALIFQRLSPADRTNCLLVCRRWLVVEGQNRRRLALNASSRVTALLPSLLTRFDSLTSLSLHCTRTSTSINDHALILVSQRCLNLSLLNLRRCREVSPVGILALAQNCKSLNKFSCTSCTFGDKGMSALLNNSSSLEELSVKRLRGIKDGEGYELNPGVAGPRLRSLKLKKLYNGQCFSRLVTESKNLTNLKISSCLGNWDGIIRAAMSKNNVFKQIHLEKIQVSDVALFAISKCSSLEEFKLANAPDFSNEGISAIVNKCKLLRKLHIDGCRSNHIGDSSMMAIAESSANLVKLVLVGVCLTSESLTAIASSCEKLETLALCGSRTVGDHEISCVASRCMALRKLCIKRCSVTDAGIEAVANGCPNLVRIKVEKCRGVSRGVVEMLRERRGSLVVDLCVDEAEAKMVRAKVFSILFAFTFYAILLLRNYLL